One window of Catonella massiliensis genomic DNA carries:
- a CDS encoding leucyl aminopeptidase — MKFNIAKTGGVKAELVFEDRLDTEFVKALAEKEVFSGKVEEVYFSMNEKFECNLLIGLGKEENIEFDMLRKTFFKAAEVLLKNKVAEVELNIPKLNNLCNYKLAEAIAEGLLHATYKFDKFKSEKKETPELIVNYNPIPGKEHRAEKGIDEAKKLIESIFLTRDLVNQPANVIYPETLADITKERLEAKGVKVTVYGKKEIEEIGMEAFLTVARASAKEPKLIVMEYYNNPESDERIALVGKGLTYDSGGYAIKPATGMVDMHTDMGGAGTVIGAINALAALKAKVNVFAVVAACENMISGDGYRNGDIIGSMSGKTIEIVNTDAEGRLTLADAVYYATNNLGATKLIDLATLTGACVMALGEQVSGVVTNNDDFYNELVKGNERAGEMVWKMPATDYYKKMNDSKTADLKNSGGRMGGMMTAGLFVGSFLAKEIPWIHVDIAGTASVEKAYGYVKEGATGVMVKSLYYALTE, encoded by the coding sequence ATGAAATTTAATATTGCAAAAACAGGCGGAGTTAAGGCAGAACTCGTATTTGAAGACAGACTGGATACAGAATTTGTAAAGGCATTAGCTGAAAAGGAAGTATTTTCAGGTAAGGTAGAAGAGGTTTATTTCTCAATGAATGAGAAATTTGAGTGCAATCTTCTCATTGGTCTTGGCAAGGAAGAAAATATCGAGTTTGATATGCTTAGAAAGACTTTTTTCAAGGCAGCTGAAGTCTTGCTAAAGAACAAGGTAGCAGAGGTAGAATTAAACATACCTAAGTTAAACAACCTTTGCAACTACAAGCTTGCGGAAGCTATAGCAGAGGGCCTGCTTCACGCTACTTACAAGTTTGACAAGTTCAAATCAGAGAAAAAGGAAACGCCTGAACTCATAGTAAACTACAATCCTATTCCGGGTAAGGAGCATAGGGCTGAGAAGGGTATAGATGAGGCTAAGAAGCTGATTGAGTCCATTTTCTTAACCCGTGACCTGGTTAATCAGCCTGCAAATGTTATTTATCCTGAAACTTTAGCCGATATAACTAAAGAGAGACTTGAGGCAAAGGGTGTAAAAGTTACCGTTTACGGCAAAAAGGAAATAGAAGAGATAGGAATGGAAGCCTTCTTAACTGTTGCCAGAGCGAGTGCTAAAGAGCCAAAACTCATAGTTATGGAATACTACAACAACCCTGAATCAGATGAGAGAATAGCCCTTGTGGGAAAGGGACTTACCTACGATAGCGGCGGTTATGCCATTAAGCCAGCAACAGGAATGGTAGACATGCATACTGATATGGGCGGTGCAGGTACGGTAATAGGTGCAATTAATGCACTCGCAGCTCTTAAGGCTAAGGTAAATGTATTTGCTGTAGTGGCAGCCTGCGAAAATATGATATCTGGTGATGGTTACAGAAATGGCGATATCATAGGTTCAATGAGTGGAAAGACTATTGAAATAGTAAATACAGATGCTGAGGGCAGGCTTACACTTGCCGATGCAGTTTACTATGCAACAAACAACCTTGGTGCAACAAAGCTCATTGACCTTGCGACCTTAACAGGAGCTTGTGTAATGGCTCTTGGTGAGCAGGTGAGTGGCGTTGTAACCAATAATGACGACTTCTATAATGAGCTTGTTAAAGGCAATGAGAGAGCCGGAGAAATGGTTTGGAAGATGCCTGCCACAGATTATTACAAGAAGATGAATGATTCTAAGACTGCTGACCTTAAAAACAGTGGGGGAAGAATGGGCGGAATGATGACTGCAGGACTCTTTGTAGGATCATTCCTCGCAAAGGAAATTCCTTGGATTCATGTTGATATAGCCGGCACAGCGAGTGTTGAAAAGGCTTATGGCTATGTTAAGGAAGGTGCAACAGGAGTTATGGTTAAGAGTCTTTACTATGCCCTTACAGAGTAA
- a CDS encoding YjfB family protein, with protein MDGLAMSIASLSTDMAMSKTMSAVSTAVMKQNMDTNEAMGAGMVKMMENSVTPNLGSNVDVKL; from the coding sequence ATGGACGGATTAGCAATGAGCATAGCATCTCTTTCTACAGATATGGCTATGTCAAAGACCATGTCAGCAGTTAGTACTGCTGTAATGAAACAGAATATGGACACCAATGAGGCTATGGGAGCAGGTATGGTTAAGATGATGGAGAACTCTGTTACCCCAAACCTTGGAAGTAATGTAGATGTAAAGCTTTAA
- a CDS encoding sodium-dependent transporter, protein MDKKKGSFTGSLGFILAAAGSAVGVGNIWRFPYLAAKDGGGLFILIYLVLVLTFGFTLLTTDIAIGRKTRKNALQAFGSISPKWGFLGKLTFLVPALIMTYYSVIGGWITKYLYDYIVTDGVEAAEDGYFVGFITSETLPIVFMLIFLLVTIWIVYRGVEKGIEQFSKFVMPGLLLLIIGIAIFSLTLKHTDTTGVTRTGIDGLIVYLKPDFKGLTLSKFLNILLDAMSQLFFSLSVSMGIMITYGSYVKKETHLEKSITQIEIFDTGVALIAGMMIIPAVFVFFGMEGMGSGPSLMFISLPKVFAAMGGTGKFVGILFFVMVVFAALTSCISIMETLVANCMEIFHAGRKKVCMGVGIFAVVTAVIICLGYNVLYFEVPLPNGSTGQLLDMADYISNSFLMPLISFLTCIFIGWVVKPGWIEGEMLENGAAFHKKRMYEIMVRYVAPLMMGILFLQSTGIFGFLGWE, encoded by the coding sequence ATGGATAAGAAAAAAGGTAGTTTTACAGGGAGCTTGGGCTTTATTTTGGCAGCGGCCGGAAGTGCTGTGGGAGTTGGTAATATATGGAGATTTCCTTATTTGGCAGCAAAAGACGGAGGCGGACTATTTATTCTGATTTATTTGGTGTTAGTACTAACCTTTGGCTTTACCCTTCTTACTACGGATATCGCAATCGGAAGAAAAACAAGGAAAAATGCCTTGCAGGCCTTTGGCAGCATTTCTCCTAAGTGGGGCTTCCTTGGCAAGCTTACATTTTTAGTACCGGCTCTTATTATGACTTATTATTCGGTGATTGGAGGCTGGATAACCAAATACCTTTATGACTATATAGTTACAGACGGAGTTGAGGCTGCAGAAGACGGATATTTTGTGGGCTTTATTACCTCCGAAACCCTGCCTATTGTCTTTATGCTGATATTCCTGCTGGTAACCATTTGGATAGTGTACAGAGGTGTTGAGAAGGGAATTGAGCAGTTTTCAAAGTTTGTAATGCCGGGGCTTCTTTTGCTCATCATCGGAATTGCAATCTTCTCACTTACACTTAAGCATACTGATACTACAGGAGTTACAAGAACAGGTATAGACGGTCTTATAGTTTACCTAAAGCCTGATTTTAAAGGGCTTACTCTTTCAAAGTTCTTAAATATCCTGCTTGATGCAATGAGCCAGCTTTTCTTCTCTCTCAGTGTGTCTATGGGAATTATGATAACCTATGGCTCCTATGTAAAGAAGGAAACTCATCTTGAAAAGTCAATCACTCAGATTGAAATATTTGACACAGGTGTTGCCCTAATTGCAGGAATGATGATAATCCCTGCGGTTTTCGTGTTCTTTGGAATGGAAGGAATGGGCTCAGGTCCAAGCCTTATGTTCATCTCACTTCCTAAAGTCTTTGCGGCTATGGGAGGCACAGGTAAATTTGTAGGTATACTTTTCTTTGTGATGGTTGTATTTGCGGCACTTACCTCCTGTATATCCATTATGGAAACCTTGGTTGCTAACTGTATGGAAATCTTCCACGCAGGCAGGAAAAAGGTATGTATGGGAGTAGGAATATTTGCAGTAGTTACAGCTGTTATCATCTGCCTTGGATATAACGTCCTCTACTTTGAGGTTCCTCTTCCAAATGGCTCTACAGGGCAGCTTCTTGACATGGCGGATTATATCAGTAACAGCTTCCTTATGCCTCTCATTTCATTTTTAACCTGCATCTTCATAGGCTGGGTAGTTAAGCCTGGCTGGATAGAAGGCGAAATGCTTGAGAACGGCGCCGCTTTCCACAAAAAGAGAATGTATGAAATTATGGTAAGATACGTAGCGCCTCTTATGATGGGAATATTGTTCTTGCAGTCCACAGGAATTTTTGGCTTCTTAGGTTGGGAATAG
- a CDS encoding GIY-YIG nuclease family protein translates to MKYHIYILRCADNTYYTGFATDVEKRLAEHNSGKGAKYTRGRTPCTLVYTESFEDRSSAMKREWEIKHRLSREEKERLISSK, encoded by the coding sequence ATGAAATATCACATATATATTTTAAGGTGTGCTGATAATACCTACTACACAGGCTTTGCTACAGATGTAGAAAAAAGGCTTGCAGAGCATAATTCAGGCAAGGGAGCCAAATACACCAGAGGCCGCACCCCCTGCACCCTTGTGTACACAGAAAGCTTTGAAGATAGAAGCAGTGCTATGAAGAGAGAATGGGAGATAAAGCACAGGTTAAGTAGGGAGGAGAAGGAGAGGTTGATTTCTTCTAAATAG
- a CDS encoding transposase translates to MMANEKLTKEGIEYIIGRLLKNAQETVGEWEKDKSNLFYDGKALAYYEMLDIIKTELDIREQDLKEFGLDVSLEEKLLA, encoded by the coding sequence ATGATGGCTAATGAGAAACTCACAAAAGAAGGAATTGAATATATAATTGGTCGGCTTTTGAAAAATGCACAGGAAACTGTTGGAGAGTGGGAAAAGGATAAGAGCAACCTTTTCTATGATGGCAAGGCACTGGCTTATTATGAAATGCTTGACATAATCAAGACAGAATTAGACATAAGGGAACAGGACTTGAAAGAGTTCGGGCTTGATGTCAGCTTGGAGGAAAAACTGCTTGCATAA
- a CDS encoding YjcQ family protein, whose translation MHNAKIILKKAPAKGAFFMQKGSIMEEFTPIYRILQILKKAMDVEEFEKELISSEAIKVNYPKWCRLMAMLVNNGYISGVSVWNSLDCLYPKVELTRPEITLKGLEYLEENSMMKKVSKVAKGVIDVFK comes from the coding sequence TTGCATAATGCAAAAATAATATTAAAAAAAGCACCTGCAAAGGGTGCTTTTTTCATGCAGAAAGGAAGTATAATGGAAGAATTTACCCCAATATACCGCATTCTTCAAATTCTCAAAAAAGCAATGGATGTGGAAGAATTTGAAAAGGAACTTATTTCAAGTGAAGCCATTAAGGTGAACTATCCTAAATGGTGCAGACTGATGGCAATGCTTGTTAATAATGGGTATATAAGCGGTGTAAGTGTGTGGAATTCATTAGACTGCTTGTATCCTAAAGTAGAACTTACAAGACCTGAAATTACATTAAAAGGGCTTGAGTATTTAGAAGAAAACAGCATGATGAAGAAAGTCTCGAAAGTGGCTAAGGGGGTTATAGATGTTTTTAAATAA